One part of the Dunckerocampus dactyliophorus isolate RoL2022-P2 chromosome 11, RoL_Ddac_1.1, whole genome shotgun sequence genome encodes these proteins:
- the mbnl3 gene encoding muscleblind-like protein 3 isoform X3 — translation MAVSMSMGRDTKWLTLEVCREFQRGTCSRSDADCKFAHPSRSCHVDNGRVIACFDSLKGRCTRENCKYLHPPPHLKTQLEINGRNNLIQQKAAAAMLAQQMQFMLPGAQLQPITSFPLTPTLATSPSMAFSPYLSHMGPGMGLMPELLPTTPLLVPGSPTGLASVGNGTATQKHGRTDKLEVCREFQRGNCTRGESDCRYAHPLEAGMVDCNENSVIVCMDYIKGRCSRDKCKYFHPPTHLQARIKAGQHQAGQNTATAALGLPPGGVQSLPKRPMMEKSNGAASTATVFNPNMFHYQQALASMQLQQPTFIPTVPMMHGAATSTVPSASTAVTNVPFAESAASDQ, via the exons ATGGCTGTCAGCATGAGCATGGGGCGGGACACCAAATGGTTGACCCTGGAGGTATGTCGTGAGTTCCAAAGAGGCACCTGCTCGCGGTCGGACGCTGACTgcaagtttgcccacccctccCGCAGCTGCCATGTGGATAATGGCAGAGTCATCGCCTGCTTCGACTCCCTCAAG GGCCGCTGCACACGAGAGAACTGCAAATACCTGCACCCGCCTCCACACCTAAAAACCCAGCTGGAGATTAACGGCAGGAATAACCTGATCCAGCAGAAGGCGGCGGCAGCCATGTTGGCTCAACAGATGCAGTTCATGCTGCCCGGAGCACAGCTGCAGCCCATT ACATCGTTCCCATTGACACCCACCCTGGCAACGAGTCCCAGTATGGCATTCAGTCCGTACCTAAGCCACATGGGCCCAGGCATGGGCTTGATGCCGGAGCTGCTGCCCACTACTCCCCTGCTGGTCCCTGGAAGTCCCACTGGCCTTGCCTCCGTGGGCAACGGCACCGCCACACAGAAACACGGGCGCACAGACAAGCTGGAG GTTTGTCGAGAATTCCAGCGTGGGAACTGCACGAGGGGAGAGAGCGACTGTCGGTACGCTCATCCCCTGGAGGCTGGCATGGTGGACTGCAACGAGAACTCGGTCATTGTTTGCATGGATTACATCAAGGGCCGCTGCAGCAGAGATAAGTGCAAGTACTTCCACCCTCCCACTCACCTGCAGGCCAGGATCAAGGCTGGGCAGCACCAAGCTGGACAAAACACAGCAACTGCAGCCTTG GGTCTGCCACCAGGAGGCGTGCAGTCGCTACCAAAGAGGCCCATGATGGAGAAGAGCAACGGTGCCGCCTCCACCGCCACTGTCTTCAACCCCAACATGTTTCACTACCAGCAGGCCCTAGCTAGCATGCAGCTCCAGCAGCCGACCTTCATCCCCACTG TCCCCATGATGCACGGTGCCGCCACCTCCACCGTTCCGTCGGCCTCGACCGCAGTCACCAATGTTCCTTTTGCCGAATCCGCCGCCTCCGACCAG